TTCCGAGTCTAACATTTCTTCTTCGAGCAATGTGAGGTAGTAACATTTCAACTTTTGCGTCGACAACATGTCTGTTTTCCGTAATATTTCGCGTATGACTGAACTGACCGCCCGCCGCCCTCCGCTCAAATGACTCGTTGCGTGAACTCGGCCTAGCTCCGCACAGTCCGTAACTCCGCTCCGCAATACTCGCTAGCTCAGCTCCGCTGCCTCTCTCCGCGTCAATGGACAGGCAGCCTTACTGCCGGCCGCGGCGTTGCTTTTCGCACTTTACATAACAACTTCGTTCAACTTCGCTTACCGTCGGGCTAAGTCGGGTAACATGAAACACTATGCGTAAATCTTTCGCTATGCGTCCCCGGTCGCACCGCCATTGTTCCGGTGTAGTTCGCTCTGCGATCTCCCTGTCAAGTTGGGTTAGCGAATCTTTCCATAGTCGTACTTTCTGAGCTTTAATTCGATGCTCGTTCTGAATCGCGCCGGCTAATCGAGTCCCTTTAAAACTAGCTTGCTGTGTTCTAAGCGCGGTATGCTTTGTCCCTTAATCGAAGCTACCTTTTCTTTCGCGCCTATTAACGAAACTCTAACCGATCCGTCCTCGTATTGCGTTCGCCAGTAGTCCACCGTCGCGTATGCTTTCTCGCTCGCGTCATTAAATATGTGCAGTTGGCGTTCGACAACTCCCCCCGTAGATGCGTAACAGCGCGGCAGACGAAGTATTGCGGCTTCTCTTATGGCGTATAGCCAGCTCTGGAACTCTTCCCGCGCATTTATCGTAATGTAACTGAGAAGTCCTAATGGGTCGAATATTGACATCACTGCGCTTAACGCCTCGAGTTTGTTTGAATTCCAACTCGCTAAAACAAAGCCGGCGTTCGCGTGCACCTCAATGACTTCCTTCGTGGTATTCTTCACGTCATCTTCTTTCCAAGGCCGTCCGACGTTGTATCGACCGTGAAGAAGAAAAAGTGTCCTCATCGATAAACAAATCTGTAATAAAGTGAGGTTAAGTTTATGtgtttaatgtttatcttAAGTGCATGTTGTTGattgaatacatttttgtaataacgaGCGCGTCTCGCCGTTAAGCATTACAGCTTGGCGagataaaaatctttgttaaatcttttgtatgaaaaaaaaaaaaaaagagtatgCTCCATCGTATGTTACAGATCGGCCTTTAGCTTCACTAAATCCATCAGAAGTGGCTTTAGGTGTTTCAGATGACACCATCATGAATAGTTCAGAAGCAATATCAGAAGactgttattgaaataaatgataatgcGTCTGAAACTGTAAACATTAATACTGacgaaaaacaaatatttgatgCGCCAGGGTCATCGGGGGTTATTAATCTGTCTGCATCTTCAGGTGTCATGGAGCAATACAAAGATCAAGGCACTTTCTGTCCAGAAACAGTTCGTCCTCTTCCAAAGGCACCGCCAAGGATTGGAACAAACAAGAGACGTCTTAGAAAGTCTACTATTTTAACGGATACTccataaaaactagctttagCAGAAGAGCAAATCAAGAAAAGGAAAGTTAGTGTCAGCAGCAAATTTGTTAAACGACAGGTTTTACAAACGAGTAGTGAAAGCTCTGAAAATGAAGAGGACAGTTTGGAGAATTTTTGTctagtgtaaaatattatctgcCCCTGATGAGTACAAATATCTACGAGATAAAAGGGTCTACAGAGTGAATATGCCAGTGGTGAATACTGCCTTCGCGCAACGCCACGGTCTCTTTGCCAAGGCGTTTACATATAAGAGAGTGGCGATGCactgtaacattaaaaacaagaaaatctacgaggtaaaaaatatcgtgTCAAACTGGCTTGCCTCGGTGTCCTACGGCGAACTCGAGAATAACCTGGATTTAAATCGGCTAAactaaaaaaagtgataacTTACATGGACCAGTTATCATACTGTTATGACGAGGATATGTTTATGGCCATTGATGCCGAATATGGACCAATTTCGAGTACTCAGCAAACCATGTACATAGAGCTTAAGGCTGCCTGTCCATTGACGCGGAGAGGGGCAGCGGAGCGGAGAAACGAAGAAATATTAACCAATAGGATTGCATGAAATCTCCGCTCCGCTTTAGTGGAAAGGGATTTGCgagctagtttaaaaattcatacatTTTCGGAAGCGGTGCGTGGTAGCGGTGCGAGGTAGCGGTGCGAGGCGGCGGAGCGGGGCGGCGGAGCGGGGCGGCGGAGCGGGGCAGCCGAGTGagccggcgcggcgcggcggggaAACGGCCCGGTCTCGGGGGCGGGGGTATGGGATATTGGGATAGTATGCCGCTGAAGTTTGTCCAGTACGTACGTGCGCTTTGTTGTAACGaagaattttgaaaaatgGATGAAAGACTCATCGAAAGCGTAAAAAAGTTTCCTTGCCTGTGGGACACGAGttcagaattttataaatgtaacgaAACAAAGGATGCGGCATGGAATCTCATCATTAATGAAGTAAACATAAAAGAcggtaattatatatttttattaaaataaatatcatagcTTACACTTCTTGCAATTCGTGAGCGCGCGTGAACATTATTTGTGTTGAAGTCTTGTACGTGTATGAGTATTGTTGTTAAgtatttcaagatttttttcttacggTATGCGCTATGCGTTGCTGCCTTAACGCACACACAGATACATCGTCAACACAAACAAAGCCCACACGCAATCCTGATTTGCAACATATCGAtactttcataatattagCTGTATTTCACTTTACTTAATAgaactttagttttttttataattgttgatTGAAATTCGTGACGAAATGCGAGTATCTTGCCATGGAACTTTCCCCTGATTATTGAAGTAAGAACAATACATTTCTCGAACTTGATAACCTTTGTTTCTATAGTGTGTTTCTATTCTGTTATCCATTGAGATTAATATCTGCTCCTTGTTATTTTCGTTACTGTTTAGGTAATCAGGTTGTcgatcaattaaataattgtgcaACACACAtgttgcttttattattttatcaactgTTTCGATTTTGCATTCGAAATCTTTATGATACACGTACCACTTTCGTGCCAGTACCCCAAAAGTTGCTTCAACAATGCGACGTGCCCGTGACAAGCGGTAATTAAATACTCTTTTTTCTGAATTCAGTCCATCACGGGGGTAAGGCCTCataaaattttccattaatGGAAAAGCTTCGTCTCCTATAAATACAAATGGCAATGGCTCTCCGTCCTGATAAAGTGGTACGGGCTGAGGTAAATTTAAGCTCCTCTCTTTTAGGCGTTTTCCGAAAATGCTGTCGTCAAAAATTCCTGCATCTGAAAACCTTCCCATAGATCCTACATCAACCATTATGATTTTTCTTCTGGCATCAGCTAAACACATCAAAACCACAGAAAACctctttttataattgaaaaatgatgACCCTGATTTAGAAGGAGACTTGATATATACATGCTTGCCATCAAGAGCACCTAAGCAATTTTTGAATTGCCATAGGTCATCAAAAtcctttgcaatttttttccaGTCGTTTTCTGTTGGTTCTGGCATAACATAAGGTTGCAATACGTTCCAAAGAACATCGCAAACTTCTTCTATAATTCTTGACACACTTTTTAATCCAATCCTGAAATTCTCTGCTATCCCCGTAAATGACTGGCCGGTTGCTaaatatctgtaaaataataaaaaaaaacttttaacaattACTCAAAACTAAACAAgtacctaaataaaaaataataacagttttcactttttaattatgtgtatATAATACTACAGTGATGTGTTTGTTACTTGTTTCAGTTACAACCGCCAAATACCGATGGAAACAACTTAGAGATAACCATCGAGATGCATTAAAACGTCAAAATGCAACAAGGAGTGGACAGGCTAGAAGACAACGCAAGGAGTGGAAATATCAAAACGCCATGTCATTTCTTCTACCGTACATGTGTAACAGAGATCGAGCATCAAATTTTGAATCCTTAGAAGACTCGGCAAATGAGAATTCAAATCAGCCAAATTTTGATGATAATTCTCAAGAATCAAGCGGTATCTTGCCATCAACATCAAATAATCTTACCTCTGTCAATGTTTCCGATGATTCGACAGCATCTGGTCCGATTCCTTCCACATCGAAAAAAAGGAAGAACGATGAGATCCTagatatattaagaaaaaatcaagAAAACCGCGATCTTTTAAGACAAGAACGTACGgaagttaaaaatatgatgGGAGCCAGGGACAAGTATGATGAAATagactctttttttttaaatttggctgcgtcaacaaaaaagttgccatattatttacaacttcaaataaaaaaaaattgttttaatgctGTAATGACAGCAGAAGAAACTAATTTGCAACAGTCCTGGTATTCTCCGAATAATTATGGTTACTCTACAAGCTCAACACCAACATCAGGCaatataaatatcagtaaTAATACTGCAAATTCTTCGCATTgtaactaacattattaattaattaaagaattaattaataataaaagtacttaattaaaagtttaattttcaatggATTTAAAAgtctattataatatattaatataatatattattcaatatttagatacttaattaatggatgaaatatattaaaagaaaatataaaaatataatgggGAGTTCATGTAATGAAAGTTGGAAAAAAGAGTTAAAGTCCCATAGAGAGTTCGcgtaatgaaaattttcaaaatttttctaagttgaaaaattattgagtgttcacgtattgaacttttatttttttccattgaTAAAAAGTATATGTTTGGACTTGGAATTGAAAGGGGAATAtgaattgataattaaaaatttagggGATAAAAGTGGATTTCAATGCATGAATGCCCTAGGGGGTGAATGGCTCGTGTTATACATTTTGAGTGCATAGCTATACATGTGGGTGTGTGGTGTGACCAAAGTGGAAATATGAGAAATTCCAAAAAGGTCAAAAttgaatgtaaatatgttaatatatcaataatagatataaattgatataactttgtatattttaagagGGGGTATACAgagttaataaagaaatatttacataataataataataaatta
This genomic stretch from Papilio machaon chromosome 29, ilPapMach1.1, whole genome shotgun sequence harbors:
- the LOC123722711 gene encoding uncharacterized protein LOC123722711; this translates as MDERLIESVKKFPCLWDTSSEFYKCNETKDAAWNLIINEVNIKDVTTAKYRWKQLRDNHRDALKRQNATRSGQARRQRKEWKYQNAMSFLLPYMCNRDRASNFESLEDSANENSNQPNFDDNSQESSGILPSTSNNLTSVNVSDDSTASGPIPSTSKKRKNDEILDILRKNQENRDLLRQERTEVKNMMGARDKYDEIDSFFLNLAASTKKLPYYLQLQIKKNCFNAVMTAEETNLQQSWYSPNNYGYSTSSTPTSGNINISNNTANSSHCN